From Myxococcales bacterium, the proteins below share one genomic window:
- a CDS encoding integration host factor subunit beta: MTKSELIDALATRSDLTKARAELVVNCVFDSMTEALQKGEGIEIRGFGSFTVRPYKAYSGRNPRTGEPVPVPPKRLPFFKVGKDLKEIVNGSRHLAITGGDDGDDD, from the coding sequence ATGACCAAGAGTGAGCTGATCGACGCACTCGCGACGCGAAGCGACCTGACCAAGGCGCGGGCCGAGCTCGTCGTCAACTGCGTGTTCGACTCGATGACCGAAGCGCTGCAGAAGGGCGAAGGGATCGAGATCCGAGGATTCGGGAGCTTCACCGTGCGCCCGTACAAGGCCTACTCGGGCCGGAACCCGCGCACCGGCGAGCCCGTCCCGGTCCCCCCGAAGCGCCTCCCGTTCTTCAAGGTCGGCAAGGATCTCAAAGAGATCGTCAACGGCAGCCGCCACCTCGCCATCACCGGCGGCGACGACGGCGACGACGACTGA
- a CDS encoding tyrosine--tRNA ligase: MPSFAPVAEQLALLTRGIVDLHVAKELEERLEESRSSGRPLRVKVGFDPTRPDLHLGHAVVMEKMRQFQQLGHEVVLLVGDFTAMVGDPTGQNDLRPRLTRAEVDLAAETYTEQAFRILDRQKTVVRRNSEWLDALRATDLVELMAKTTVSRMLERNDFAKRFAEERPIYQHEFLYPLLQGYDSVALECDVEIGGTDQLFNLLVGRDIMPRYGKRAQIVMTTPLLEGTDAKVEGGRVVGKKMSKSAGNYIGLQEEPLTFFRKVMQIDDDVIFRYFELLSARTNAEIAELREARKAGTTSPQEVKALFAREAITRLFDADAATKAEAEFKKIYSADAVPDDVQEHTFAVEGATLWIAKALALAGLVKSSGEGKRLVEQGGVELDKARVTDGQLQLEKGKRYLLRVGSKNRRFAWVTVA; the protein is encoded by the coding sequence ATGCCGAGTTTCGCCCCCGTCGCCGAACAGCTCGCCCTCCTCACGCGGGGCATCGTCGATCTGCACGTCGCCAAAGAGCTGGAAGAGCGCCTCGAAGAGTCCCGAAGCTCGGGCCGCCCGCTGCGTGTCAAGGTAGGTTTCGACCCGACACGCCCCGACCTCCACCTCGGGCACGCGGTGGTCATGGAAAAGATGCGTCAGTTCCAGCAGCTCGGCCACGAGGTCGTGCTGCTGGTGGGCGACTTCACGGCGATGGTCGGCGATCCGACGGGCCAGAACGATCTGCGCCCACGCCTCACCCGGGCCGAGGTCGACCTCGCCGCCGAGACGTACACGGAGCAGGCATTCCGAATCCTCGACCGGCAGAAGACGGTCGTGCGCCGCAACTCCGAGTGGCTCGACGCCCTCCGCGCGACCGACCTCGTCGAGCTCATGGCGAAGACCACGGTGTCGCGCATGCTCGAGCGAAACGACTTCGCCAAGCGGTTCGCCGAAGAGCGCCCCATCTATCAGCACGAGTTTCTCTACCCGCTGCTCCAAGGGTACGACTCGGTCGCCCTCGAGTGCGACGTCGAGATCGGCGGCACCGACCAGCTCTTCAACCTGCTCGTGGGCCGAGACATCATGCCTCGCTACGGCAAGCGCGCGCAGATCGTCATGACGACGCCCCTCCTCGAGGGAACCGACGCGAAGGTCGAAGGCGGGCGCGTGGTCGGGAAGAAGATGTCGAAGAGCGCGGGGAACTACATCGGCCTCCAAGAAGAGCCGCTCACGTTCTTCCGCAAGGTGATGCAGATCGACGACGACGTGATCTTCCGTTACTTCGAGCTCCTGTCGGCGCGAACGAACGCGGAGATCGCCGAGCTCCGCGAGGCCCGCAAGGCCGGCACGACGAGCCCCCAAGAGGTCAAGGCGCTCTTCGCGCGCGAGGCCATCACGAGGCTCTTCGACGCGGACGCGGCCACGAAGGCCGAGGCCGAGTTCAAGAAGATCTACTCGGCGGACGCCGTGCCGGACGACGTGCAAGAGCACACCTTCGCGGTCGAAGGCGCGACGCTCTGGATCGCGAAGGCGCTCGCGCTCGCGGGGCTCGTGAAGTCGAGCGGCGAAGGCAAGCGCCTCGTCGAGCAAGGCGGCGTCGAGCTCGACAAGGCGCGCGTCACCGACGGGCAGCTCCAGCTCGAGAAGGGCAAACGTTACCTCCTCCGCGTGGGCTCGAAGAACCGGCGGTTCGCGTGGGTCACCGTCGCGTGA
- a CDS encoding CarD family transcriptional regulator produces the protein MPPAKGYQPIVNIQPFPRSTEPLNLSVGDKAVHPLHGLGEVSSIEHREVGGVSGDFYILRILDKGMRVMVPKASATSSGLRAVMSEKDANAVLDTLRAKEVAVDLQPWSRRFRAYTEMMKSGSPHEVAKVLRDMFRLKFDKDLSFGERRLLDQAKSLLMKELAAAKKITEADLLAEVSEMFKA, from the coding sequence ATGCCTCCCGCGAAGGGCTACCAGCCCATCGTCAACATCCAGCCGTTCCCTCGTTCGACCGAGCCGCTGAACCTCTCCGTCGGCGACAAGGCCGTCCACCCGCTGCACGGGCTCGGTGAGGTCTCCTCGATCGAGCACCGCGAGGTCGGCGGAGTCTCCGGCGATTTCTACATCCTGCGCATCCTCGACAAGGGCATGCGCGTGATGGTGCCGAAGGCGAGCGCCACCTCGAGCGGTCTTCGCGCCGTCATGAGCGAGAAGGACGCGAACGCCGTGCTCGACACGCTGCGCGCCAAAGAGGTAGCCGTGGATCTTCAGCCTTGGAGCCGGCGTTTCCGCGCCTACACCGAGATGATGAAGAGCGGCTCGCCTCACGAGGTCGCCAAGGTGCTCCGCGACATGTTCCGGCTCAAGTTCGACAAGGATCTGAGCTTCGGGGAACGTCGCCTGCTCGACCAAGCGAAGAGCCTCCTGATGAAAGAGCTCGCCGCCGCCAAGAAGATCACCGAGGCCGACCTCTTGGCCGAGGTCTCGGAGATGTTCAAGGCGTGA
- a CDS encoding cob(I)yrinic acid a,c-diamide adenosyltransferase codes for MKLYTKTGDDGTTGLFGGGRIPKASARVNAYGTVDELNACLGVARTTTLAEATDTLLASVQSDLFVLGAELACVPGKEDKMKMRLLDASDAARLEAAIDVSEGTLPALTAFVLPGGSSQAAALHLARTVCRRAEREVLGSGDVRAELVVYLNRLSDLLFSLARAENVRLGVADVPWAPRS; via the coding sequence GTGAAGCTCTACACGAAGACCGGCGACGACGGCACGACGGGGCTCTTCGGCGGCGGCCGTATCCCGAAGGCGTCGGCCCGTGTCAACGCATACGGCACCGTCGACGAGCTCAACGCGTGCCTTGGTGTCGCCCGCACGACGACGCTCGCCGAGGCTACCGATACCCTCCTCGCGTCCGTGCAGAGCGATCTCTTCGTGCTCGGAGCCGAGCTCGCCTGCGTGCCAGGCAAAGAAGACAAGATGAAGATGCGCTTGCTCGACGCGTCGGACGCGGCGCGGCTCGAGGCCGCGATCGACGTGTCCGAAGGCACCTTGCCCGCGCTCACGGCGTTCGTGCTCCCGGGCGGCTCGAGCCAGGCCGCCGCCCTCCACCTCGCGCGCACCGTGTGCCGAAGGGCCGAGCGCGAGGTGCTCGGCTCCGGGGACGTGCGGGCCGAGCTCGTGGTCTACCTGAACCGCCTCTCCGACCTGCTCTTTTCGCTCGCGCGGGCCGAGAACGTCCGCCTCGGCGTCGCCGACGTGCCCTGGGCTCCGCGGTCGTAG
- a CDS encoding RNA polymerase sigma factor, whose amino-acid sequence MSRAASSSVPVVAHTREELREALHRLVPELRGRALRLAKSSSVADDLVQDALVRALTFESQYRLGTNLRAWAYQILFSVFVTRYRRLRREKNALKVLASDLDAWTHNDAFAASATAVSLTRRTSERLSSLPATFRQVIETVDLGDSTYREAAVELGLPLGTVMSRLHRGRRMLADAMTEPQVAA is encoded by the coding sequence ATGTCTCGAGCCGCCTCGTCGTCCGTGCCTGTCGTCGCCCACACCCGTGAGGAGCTCCGTGAGGCTCTCCATCGGCTCGTGCCCGAGCTTCGCGGGCGTGCCCTGCGCTTGGCCAAGTCGAGCTCGGTGGCCGACGATCTCGTGCAGGACGCGCTCGTTCGGGCGCTCACGTTCGAGTCGCAGTACCGCCTCGGGACGAACCTGCGTGCCTGGGCGTACCAAATCCTCTTCAGCGTGTTCGTCACGCGCTACCGCCGCCTTCGACGGGAGAAGAACGCGCTCAAGGTGCTCGCCTCCGACCTCGACGCGTGGACCCACAACGACGCATTCGCCGCGAGCGCGACGGCCGTGAGCCTCACGCGGCGCACGTCGGAGCGGCTCTCCTCGCTCCCGGCGACGTTTCGTCAGGTGATCGAGACGGTGGACCTCGGTGACTCGACCTACCGCGAGGCGGCTGTCGAGCTCGGGCTCCCGCTCGGCACGGTGATGAGCCGGCTCCACCGGGGCAGGCGTATGCTGGCCGACGCGATGACGGAGCCCCAGGTCGCGGCGTGA
- a CDS encoding serine/threonine protein kinase has product MNKPSTDKRIGASVGRYTIHGVIGTGGMANVYAATDDTGGWCAVKILHRALATDEVAVARFFEEAYLVNRVKHPGVCRIVDDGVTADRCPFLVMDLLNGETLESRIEGDVKLPVVEVLDIGIDVADTLTAVHEAGIIHRDLKPANLFLTFSGDVKLLDFGVGKGKALAGKTVEGMLLGTPSYMSPEQAVGSGTDKVDARSDVYSLGAVLFRLISGETVHVADDSYRRWFAAATEHARSLVEAAPSTHPSVVAVVDMALMFEKEERWPSASALLSALRDAKRAVVASSAAPGVAPMGSFISMLNDLKDPD; this is encoded by the coding sequence ATGAACAAGCCGAGCACCGACAAGCGTATCGGAGCGAGCGTCGGGCGCTACACCATCCACGGCGTCATCGGGACGGGCGGCATGGCCAACGTGTACGCCGCGACCGACGACACGGGTGGCTGGTGCGCCGTCAAGATCCTGCATCGGGCCCTCGCGACGGACGAAGTGGCCGTGGCCCGCTTCTTCGAAGAGGCGTACCTCGTGAACCGGGTCAAACACCCCGGCGTGTGCCGCATCGTCGACGACGGCGTCACCGCGGACCGCTGCCCGTTCTTGGTGATGGACCTCCTGAACGGCGAGACGCTCGAGTCGCGCATCGAGGGGGACGTGAAGCTCCCCGTGGTCGAGGTGCTCGACATCGGCATCGACGTGGCCGACACGCTCACCGCGGTCCACGAAGCCGGCATCATTCATCGGGACCTCAAGCCGGCGAACCTCTTTCTGACCTTCTCGGGGGACGTCAAGCTGCTCGATTTCGGCGTCGGCAAGGGCAAAGCGCTGGCCGGAAAGACGGTCGAGGGCATGCTGCTCGGCACGCCGTCCTACATGTCCCCCGAGCAAGCGGTCGGCTCAGGGACCGACAAGGTGGACGCGCGCTCCGACGTCTACTCGCTCGGCGCCGTCCTCTTTCGGCTGATCTCCGGCGAGACCGTGCACGTCGCCGACGACTCGTACCGGCGCTGGTTCGCCGCCGCGACCGAGCACGCGCGCTCCCTCGTCGAGGCGGCTCCGTCGACCCATCCTTCCGTGGTGGCCGTCGTCGACATGGCGCTCATGTTCGAGAAAGAAGAGCGGTGGCCGTCGGCTTCTGCGCTCCTCTCGGCCCTCCGGGACGCCAAACGCGCCGTGGTCGCGAGCTCGGCGGCCCCGGGCGTGGCCCCGATGGGCTCGTTCATCTCGATGCTCAACGACCTGAAGGACCCCGACTGA
- a CDS encoding NAD(P)H-hydrate dehydratase: MEPVYTPEAMRAFDEYATARGTPSIVLMENAGRGATEVLVRELLAGQPSGKRVVLVAGRGNNGGDAFVVARRLLVLGAIPEVFCRIPISGLRGDALTNAEAFAGLGGALTTLDAEGLPRLSQAVASASAVVDGLFGTGLSRDVEGVDRDVIECLLVARDKLLALDLPSGLCARTGRTWGVCVRARHTVTFVAEKLGLVTAEGRDAAGRVHVVDIGVPTDPKGLPREARPCAMRVVPSDVALPARRHATHKFREGHVAVVAGSPGKTGAALLAAHGAARAGAGAVTVASFADTVPSLDARVLEAMTFVVEPVESRVAELLRGKSAVVLGPGLGRDARARAVVERVLALAEVPVVLDADGLAPFEGRLDGLRARRAPTFLLPHEGELGRLLGISSEAVVADRFTRVREAALASGAIVALKGACTFIAGAGADRASVEVSLVDAGHAALATAGSGDVLAGIVAAFACVLAPRRAVEAGALVHGLAGAEWAKANGDRGLLAHEIGDRVPEIVRGLVR; the protein is encoded by the coding sequence GTGGAGCCCGTCTACACCCCCGAGGCGATGCGAGCGTTCGACGAGTACGCGACCGCCCGGGGAACGCCGTCGATCGTGCTCATGGAGAACGCGGGGCGAGGGGCCACCGAGGTGCTCGTTCGCGAGCTGCTCGCCGGACAACCTTCGGGCAAGCGTGTCGTGCTCGTCGCCGGTCGTGGAAACAACGGGGGGGACGCGTTCGTCGTCGCGCGCCGCCTGCTCGTGCTCGGCGCCATTCCCGAGGTTTTTTGCCGTATCCCCATCTCGGGGCTCCGCGGGGACGCGCTCACCAACGCCGAGGCCTTCGCGGGGCTCGGCGGAGCTCTGACGACGCTCGACGCCGAGGGGCTCCCGCGGCTCTCGCAGGCCGTGGCGAGCGCGTCCGCCGTGGTCGATGGTCTCTTCGGCACGGGCCTCTCGCGCGACGTCGAAGGGGTCGATCGGGATGTCATCGAGTGCCTCCTCGTCGCACGGGACAAGCTGCTCGCGCTCGATCTCCCCTCGGGCCTCTGCGCGCGGACGGGGCGCACATGGGGCGTGTGTGTGCGTGCACGTCATACGGTGACGTTCGTCGCCGAGAAGCTCGGCCTGGTCACCGCCGAGGGGCGCGACGCGGCCGGACGGGTGCATGTGGTCGACATCGGTGTACCGACCGACCCGAAGGGGCTCCCCCGCGAGGCCCGGCCGTGCGCGATGCGCGTGGTTCCGTCCGACGTGGCGCTCCCGGCTCGGAGGCACGCGACCCACAAGTTCCGGGAGGGGCACGTGGCGGTGGTCGCGGGGAGCCCCGGAAAGACGGGGGCGGCGCTGCTCGCGGCTCATGGTGCGGCGCGGGCAGGGGCCGGCGCAGTGACCGTCGCCTCGTTCGCCGACACCGTCCCCTCCCTCGACGCGCGTGTGCTCGAAGCGATGACGTTCGTGGTCGAGCCCGTGGAGTCGCGCGTCGCGGAGCTCCTGCGTGGCAAGTCCGCCGTGGTGCTTGGCCCGGGCCTCGGTCGTGACGCTCGTGCGCGGGCCGTGGTCGAGCGTGTGCTCGCGCTCGCCGAGGTGCCGGTCGTCCTCGACGCGGATGGTCTCGCGCCGTTCGAGGGGAGGCTCGATGGCCTCCGCGCGCGTCGGGCCCCTACGTTCCTCCTGCCTCACGAAGGCGAGCTCGGTCGCCTGCTCGGGATCTCCTCCGAGGCCGTCGTCGCCGACAGGTTCACGAGGGTGCGCGAAGCGGCGCTGGCTTCGGGGGCGATCGTGGCGCTGAAAGGGGCGTGCACCTTCATCGCGGGCGCGGGCGCGGATCGGGCGTCGGTGGAGGTCTCGCTCGTCGACGCCGGGCACGCAGCGCTCGCCACGGCGGGGTCGGGCGACGTGCTCGCGGGGATCGTCGCGGCGTTCGCGTGCGTGCTTGCGCCGCGGCGCGCCGTCGAGGCCGGGGCGCTGGTGCACGGTCTCGCGGGGGCCGAGTGGGCGAAGGCGAACGGCGATCGCGGTCTCCTCGCCCACGAAATCGGCGATCGGGTGCCCGAGATCGTGCGGGGGCTCGTTCGCTGA
- a CDS encoding holo-ACP synthase codes for MIVGLGIDLCSIERMKRALERHGDRFFSRICCPEERAELEGRDRAFALAGRFAAKEAFAKALGGATGVSWHDCRVRRAKSGRPGLELVGTALDAARAAGAEKWHVSLSHDGGVAVAVVVLESASAAG; via the coding sequence ATGATCGTCGGCCTCGGCATCGACCTCTGCTCGATCGAACGCATGAAGCGCGCTTTGGAGCGCCACGGAGACCGGTTCTTTTCACGTATTTGCTGCCCCGAGGAGCGGGCGGAGCTCGAAGGTCGCGACCGCGCGTTCGCGCTGGCCGGGCGGTTCGCTGCGAAGGAAGCGTTCGCCAAGGCGCTCGGCGGGGCGACGGGCGTGTCGTGGCACGACTGCCGCGTTCGCCGCGCCAAGTCGGGGCGCCCCGGGCTCGAGCTCGTGGGCACGGCGCTCGACGCCGCCCGCGCGGCGGGGGCCGAGAAGTGGCACGTGAGCCTCTCGCACGACGGCGGTGTCGCGGTCGCGGTGGTCGTGCTCGAGAGCGCGTCGGCGGCAGGCTGA